The proteins below come from a single Candidatus Neomarinimicrobiota bacterium genomic window:
- a CDS encoding UDP-N-acetylmuramoyl-L-alanine--D-glutamate ligase, with amino-acid sequence MERDAGCYPILDNWDTLCSDDIQYIQDSMMDISNRKTMDLNGRSVAVIGAARSGLAAAKLLTKLGANVFVSEANEKIDVGELKTIGVPFETGGHSEKVTENDLIVVSPGVPQDSEVVNRAKTSGIPLVSEIELASWFTATPITAVTGSNGKTTTTSILAEMCRQGGLTTFESGNIGTPFAKVVLENLDSEPRNAVHVLEVSSFQMEQIHHFKPDVAVILNLSPDHLDRYGSMNDYVEAKMRVVENMTGEDHVVYNLDDQFLCEILKTDAEPAPFSAGSSGGLRFCLNETKIYDESREPFIYLNEISLPGTHNVANFLAAATAAEILNVSKDAIKQVMKTFSGVPHRLEKLKTLDGVTFYNDSKATNIESVKVALQSFTAPVVLILGGRDKGADFDELIPYLAGGVKLVITLGEAAERIEKTLSNNPPFLRAHSMASAVSLAYQNSKAGDVILLSPGCTSFDMFNNFEQRGNTFREEVMRL; translated from the coding sequence ATGGAAAGAGACGCAGGTTGTTATCCGATTCTGGATAATTGGGATACTCTTTGCTCTGATGACATTCAGTACATTCAAGATTCGATGATGGATATCAGCAACAGGAAAACCATGGATCTCAATGGCAGGTCTGTTGCGGTCATCGGCGCAGCCCGGAGTGGGCTGGCGGCGGCGAAACTGCTGACTAAGCTGGGCGCGAATGTGTTTGTTAGTGAAGCAAATGAAAAGATTGATGTCGGTGAACTGAAAACAATTGGTGTGCCGTTTGAAACGGGTGGTCATTCTGAAAAGGTGACTGAGAACGATCTCATTGTGGTATCTCCGGGCGTACCGCAGGATTCAGAAGTGGTAAACCGGGCAAAAACTTCCGGGATCCCATTAGTGAGCGAGATTGAACTCGCCAGCTGGTTCACTGCCACCCCTATAACCGCCGTCACAGGTTCAAACGGGAAAACAACCACTACATCTATTCTGGCAGAAATGTGCCGCCAGGGAGGCCTCACAACTTTTGAGAGTGGCAACATAGGGACCCCCTTTGCCAAAGTGGTTTTGGAGAATCTGGATAGTGAGCCAAGAAATGCCGTTCACGTCTTAGAAGTAAGTTCGTTCCAGATGGAACAGATCCACCATTTCAAGCCTGACGTGGCGGTGATCCTCAACCTCTCCCCCGACCACTTGGACCGATACGGTTCCATGAACGATTATGTAGAAGCAAAAATGCGGGTGGTAGAAAATATGACGGGGGAGGATCATGTGGTTTACAACCTGGACGATCAGTTTCTCTGTGAGATTCTGAAAACGGATGCTGAACCAGCGCCGTTCAGCGCAGGTTCTTCAGGCGGTCTCCGGTTCTGTCTGAACGAAACCAAGATTTATGACGAATCCCGTGAACCATTCATCTACCTGAATGAGATCTCCCTACCGGGCACTCACAACGTGGCCAATTTCCTGGCGGCGGCTACGGCGGCTGAAATCCTGAACGTGAGTAAAGACGCCATCAAGCAGGTAATGAAAACATTTAGCGGAGTTCCACACCGCCTGGAGAAACTTAAGACCCTAGATGGTGTCACTTTCTATAACGATTCCAAGGCCACCAACATCGAATCAGTGAAGGTAGCCCTGCAGTCGTTCACCGCCCCCGTTGTTCTGATTCTCGGGGGGCGTGACAAAGGCGCTGATTTCGATGAACTGATCCCCTACCTCGCGGGCGGGGTAAAACTGGTAATAACGCTGGGTGAAGCGGCGGAGCGCATCGAGAAGACCCTCTCCAACAACCCTCCCTTCCTACGAGCTCACTCAATGGCTTCCGCCGTTTCCCTGGCCTACCAGAACAGTAAAGCGGGAGATGTAATTCTCCTCTCCCCCGGCTGTACCAGTTTCGACATGTTTAACAATTTTGAACAACGGGGCAACACGTTCCGTGAAGAGGTGATGAGGTTGTGA
- a CDS encoding phospho-N-acetylmuramoyl-pentapeptide-transferase, translating into MFYHILYPLRDQLSVLNIFQYITFRAAGAAITALIISFVVGPWIIRKLQSSQVLETIGERGPKTHQTKKGTPTMGGIIILVAVILPTLLWANLLNSYIHIILLATIWMGLFGFLDDYLKTMQKSKEGLVARYKFAGQIGLGLVIGGWLYFGAEFREIGPVTSVPFFKNLEIPFGVLYIPWVTLVLTASSNAVNLTDGLDGLAAGLLAICALALAAISYISGRVDFSSYLNIIYLPKAGELTIFAAALGGACLGFLWFNAPPAQVFMGDTGALSTGAALGTLAILLKKELLLVILGGVFVWEAISVMIQLGYFRWSKSRTGETKRFFLMAPVHHHFELKGWKETQVVIRFWIIGILFALMTFSTFKIR; encoded by the coding sequence ATGTTCTACCACATTCTCTACCCGCTCAGGGACCAACTGTCTGTACTAAACATTTTTCAGTACATCACATTCCGGGCAGCGGGGGCTGCCATCACCGCTCTAATCATCAGTTTTGTAGTAGGCCCGTGGATCATCCGGAAGCTCCAGTCGAGTCAGGTGCTAGAGACCATAGGCGAAAGAGGACCTAAAACACATCAAACAAAGAAGGGCACGCCAACAATGGGGGGAATCATTATCCTTGTGGCAGTGATTCTCCCCACCCTCCTTTGGGCCAATCTGCTGAACAGCTATATCCATATCATTCTGCTTGCCACCATCTGGATGGGCCTCTTTGGATTCCTCGACGATTATCTTAAGACGATGCAAAAGTCAAAAGAGGGGCTGGTGGCAAGGTACAAATTCGCCGGACAGATAGGCCTGGGGCTCGTCATCGGCGGGTGGCTCTACTTTGGGGCAGAGTTCAGGGAAATCGGCCCAGTCACCTCTGTACCTTTCTTTAAGAATCTGGAGATACCTTTCGGCGTTCTCTACATTCCGTGGGTGACACTGGTGCTGACGGCCAGCTCCAATGCAGTAAATCTCACGGACGGGCTGGACGGGCTGGCGGCGGGACTTCTGGCCATCTGTGCCCTCGCCCTGGCGGCAATTTCCTACATCTCTGGCCGAGTCGATTTCAGTAGCTATCTTAACATTATATACCTTCCTAAAGCTGGGGAACTGACCATTTTCGCCGCGGCGCTGGGCGGTGCCTGTCTCGGCTTTCTCTGGTTCAATGCTCCGCCGGCGCAAGTCTTTATGGGCGACACAGGCGCCCTCTCTACCGGGGCGGCGCTGGGGACCTTGGCCATCCTGTTGAAAAAGGAGCTCCTCCTGGTGATTCTGGGCGGTGTCTTTGTCTGGGAGGCCATTTCAGTCATGATTCAGTTGGGCTACTTCCGATGGTCAAAGAGTAGAACGGGCGAGACAAAACGGTTCTTTCTCATGGCGCCGGTACACCATCACTTTGAGTTGAAAGGATGGAAAGAGACGCAGGTTGTTATCCGATTCTGGATAATTGGGATACTCTTTGCTCTGATGACATTCAGTACATTCAAGATTCGATGA
- the murF gene encoding UDP-N-acetylmuramoyl-tripeptide--D-alanyl-D-alanine ligase: protein MRIDLPDPERFMKLFYEITSQQPEAKITGVTLDSREARPGDLFIAMVGERVDGHQFLPQASGAQCSAALVSERDDGVDFPQIVVDDPAATVSQLATTWRRSHSVEVTGITGSNGKTTTKDLLIHIFSVRHVVHGTRGNYNTHLGLPLTLLELDSLHSQSFLEMGANHRGDIGYLCSLSLPRHGLITNIAPAHLSSFGSVEAVRETKGELFEALPENGIAFINSDDELLKGLTTPAEKVTYGFNPECNFSGDMSRNNKGLITLIVNGEKLPTGSANQTFAKNVLAASAASSTLGIPWEDIQHQVATFSAVAGRCRMEKRNGVIVIDDTYNANLISTLAALDYLFDIPVTGKRHFIFGDMLELGVASKDHHRQVGQAASERGVDQFMCYGPESAAAAEAANGIEAEHFDDKDSLAEALKDTVIEGDVALFKASRGMELESVIKQVFGN from the coding sequence ATGAGAATTGATCTGCCTGACCCGGAAAGATTCATGAAACTTTTTTATGAGATCACAAGCCAGCAGCCTGAAGCCAAGATCACTGGAGTCACGCTTGACAGCCGTGAAGCACGGCCAGGGGATCTCTTCATCGCTATGGTAGGAGAGCGGGTGGACGGTCACCAGTTTCTCCCCCAGGCATCTGGTGCCCAATGCTCGGCTGCTCTCGTTTCTGAACGCGATGACGGTGTGGACTTTCCACAGATCGTGGTAGATGATCCAGCCGCAACCGTTTCTCAGCTGGCAACAACTTGGCGGAGATCACACAGTGTGGAAGTTACTGGCATCACCGGCTCAAACGGCAAAACGACAACGAAAGACCTTTTGATACACATCTTTTCTGTGAGGCACGTAGTGCATGGGACTCGCGGGAACTATAATACCCATCTAGGGTTACCCCTCACCTTACTCGAGCTAGACTCCCTCCATTCCCAATCCTTCCTTGAAATGGGAGCCAATCACCGGGGCGATATTGGATATCTCTGTAGTCTGTCCCTACCTCGGCACGGATTAATTACCAATATCGCCCCAGCCCACCTCTCCAGCTTCGGCTCCGTAGAGGCGGTCAGGGAAACCAAAGGTGAACTTTTTGAAGCCTTGCCGGAAAACGGCATCGCATTTATAAACTCCGATGATGAACTCCTGAAAGGTTTGACCACTCCGGCTGAGAAAGTCACTTACGGGTTTAACCCCGAGTGCAACTTCAGCGGTGACATGAGCCGGAACAATAAAGGCCTTATTACACTTATTGTTAATGGTGAGAAACTGCCTACCGGTTCTGCCAATCAGACTTTTGCAAAGAATGTGCTGGCGGCGTCTGCCGCCTCTTCCACACTCGGGATACCATGGGAAGACATCCAACACCAGGTAGCTACCTTTTCGGCAGTGGCGGGCCGATGCCGGATGGAGAAGCGGAACGGTGTCATCGTTATTGACGACACATACAATGCCAATCTCATTTCTACCTTGGCTGCCCTGGACTATCTCTTTGATATTCCCGTTACAGGAAAAAGACACTTCATTTTTGGTGATATGCTTGAGCTGGGAGTCGCCAGCAAAGATCATCACCGCCAGGTAGGGCAGGCCGCCTCAGAGAGGGGTGTGGACCAGTTCATGTGTTACGGACCGGAGTCGGCCGCTGCCGCCGAAGCGGCCAACGGCATCGAGGCTGAACATTTTGACGATAAAGATTCACTGGCAGAGGCGTTGAAAGATACAGTGATCGAAGGCGATGTGGCACTGTTCAAAGCATCCCGGGGGATGGAGCTTGAATCGGTGATCAAACAGGTGTTCGGAAACTGA
- a CDS encoding UDP-N-acetylmuramoyl-L-alanyl-D-glutamate--2,6-diaminopimelate ligase: MAKSDTRIAGERDVILYHRIELMVAVRTLLDGVDVVQPSSVEIPINSVTADSRHVWPGSAFVAVEGYIVNGLDYVQNAIAHGAALIISNGGTKADDLLDNVKTPTVRVKNVRKALSAIAANLHGHPSEKLTTVGITGTNGKTTTGYIIDSILKAADIKSGMMGTLGVAAPGMEAHTGLTTPDSLDLQRTLALFVDGGLTHSVIEVSSHALELDRVADVSFDMAVFTNFSQDHLDFHKSMDNYFQAKSRLFAMLSSDKCAVLNTDDPKSAELEKVTDARVITYAMEADADVIFSDWGMSIDGISGTVETGGETIHISSPLMGSYNLHNILAAVATATVLEVPVDAIESGVQSLVTVPGRVERMKSHNGAIVIVDYAHTPDAYNKLFSSLKTLLPRGNRLGVIFGCGGDRDQEKRPLMAAEAEAYADKIYVAPDNPRTESIDTINKDIARGFKKESHSFHTDRGEAIREAVAWLKPEDILVIVGKGREDYQITGAERMHHSDVETVKQIVKELAGDEN; encoded by the coding sequence GTGGCAAAGTCCGACACCAGGATTGCTGGTGAAAGAGACGTCATCCTGTACCATAGGATTGAACTGATGGTTGCGGTACGCACATTATTGGATGGGGTCGATGTGGTTCAGCCGTCATCGGTGGAGATCCCCATCAATTCTGTGACGGCTGACTCCCGTCACGTCTGGCCCGGCTCAGCTTTTGTGGCTGTGGAAGGATACATTGTCAACGGCCTCGATTATGTGCAAAACGCTATCGCTCACGGCGCCGCCCTCATTATTTCAAACGGCGGAACGAAAGCTGACGATTTACTTGACAATGTGAAGACACCCACAGTTCGGGTTAAGAATGTCCGAAAGGCACTTTCAGCCATTGCCGCCAATCTACATGGCCACCCTTCCGAAAAACTGACCACGGTGGGCATTACCGGTACCAACGGTAAAACAACTACTGGATATATTATCGATTCCATTCTGAAAGCAGCGGACATAAAGAGCGGCATGATGGGAACCCTGGGCGTGGCGGCACCGGGAATGGAAGCGCACACTGGTCTCACCACACCGGACAGCCTGGACCTCCAGCGTACGCTGGCCCTTTTTGTTGACGGCGGCCTAACTCATTCTGTTATTGAAGTTTCTTCTCACGCCCTGGAGCTGGACCGAGTGGCGGACGTGTCTTTTGACATGGCGGTGTTTACCAATTTTTCTCAGGACCATCTCGATTTCCACAAAAGTATGGACAACTACTTCCAGGCGAAGAGCAGGCTGTTTGCCATGCTTTCCTCTGATAAATGTGCCGTTTTGAACACCGATGATCCGAAGTCGGCGGAATTGGAAAAGGTGACGGACGCCCGGGTGATTACTTACGCCATGGAGGCGGACGCAGATGTAATATTCTCTGACTGGGGCATGTCCATTGACGGAATCTCAGGCACCGTTGAAACTGGCGGTGAAACAATCCATATCTCCTCTCCCCTAATGGGCTCCTATAACCTCCACAACATTCTGGCGGCAGTGGCGACGGCCACCGTTTTGGAAGTACCGGTTGATGCCATAGAGTCCGGTGTCCAGTCCCTAGTGACTGTCCCGGGGCGTGTAGAACGTATGAAGAGCCACAACGGCGCCATTGTTATTGTGGACTATGCCCACACCCCGGACGCATACAATAAACTTTTTTCTTCACTCAAGACACTCCTACCTCGCGGGAATAGGCTGGGCGTTATTTTTGGCTGCGGCGGTGACAGGGACCAGGAAAAACGTCCCCTCATGGCAGCCGAAGCCGAAGCTTACGCCGACAAGATCTACGTGGCTCCTGACAATCCCAGAACAGAATCTATCGACACTATTAATAAGGATATTGCAAGAGGGTTTAAAAAAGAGAGTCACAGTTTTCACACCGACCGTGGGGAGGCGATCCGGGAGGCTGTGGCGTGGCTAAAGCCCGAGGACATCCTAGTCATCGTCGGCAAAGGGCGGGAAGACTATCAGATCACCGGGGCGGAACGAATGCACCATTCAGATGTAGAAACAGTAAAACAGATAGTAAAGGAACTGGCCGGAGATGAGAATTGA
- a CDS encoding PASTA domain-containing protein: MTKSFSKLRPRILFLSSVMILVWAGLTMRFFYIQVIRAHDLSARSDQQGGNKVLLSAVRGSIKDRRGLDLGTNVIHYSFGIHPKEVENREQLISAFTDATGRSRKYYESKFSESAPYVFLDRNLRTEVALPLLELEDRGLVVGRHGYRLYPHQNIASQIIGFTNVDNMGIEGIEKQFDKTLSGKNGWIVLQRDGKGRSRRNSAYPRLSTVDGSDVYLTIDLQYQAILQDELQKRVTKTNAKGAIGVILEPRTGKVLAMASLPDFDPNGPATHPRETYRNRAVTDQFEPGSTFKVVPATAALSYNSVGKHEEFNCGNGSYNFHGLVIKDWEKFSLLTFPQIIQNSSNVGTVKIAERIGPKNLYSIGRKFGFGSFSGISFPGEAKGVFKQTKDWSGISIAEISIGYEVSVTTLQLALAYGAVANGGFLMKPQIVEKIIHPSGTVSYETEPRVIRRVASKKVMDELTDMLELVVSKGTGTKANLPGWNVAGKTGTAKKYVDGGYSNNRFITSFAGFFPAHDPKMVAVIILDEPKNGLHWGGETSAPVFQAVMKRIVQADDSILVHKPVKQKRGVMASVLNELAPEKEGDSSPTPITLITTAATPKDGWVAVPDVRGRSLRNATSMLRQAGLKVKPKGSGTVVWQSPTPGLLVKETSSCTIGLN, translated from the coding sequence ATGACCAAATCATTCTCCAAGTTACGGCCTCGAATCCTCTTTCTCTCCAGTGTCATGATACTGGTGTGGGCCGGCCTCACCATGCGCTTCTTCTACATTCAAGTGATCCGCGCCCATGATCTCAGCGCCCGGAGTGATCAGCAAGGTGGCAACAAAGTGCTGCTTTCTGCGGTTAGAGGTTCTATAAAAGACAGGCGCGGTCTCGATCTGGGCACCAATGTTATTCACTACTCTTTCGGAATCCATCCGAAAGAAGTTGAAAACCGGGAGCAGCTCATAAGTGCATTCACTGATGCCACCGGTCGGTCCCGGAAATATTACGAATCAAAATTCAGTGAGTCGGCCCCATACGTTTTCCTGGACAGGAACCTTCGCACCGAAGTGGCCCTGCCCCTGCTGGAACTGGAAGATCGGGGTCTTGTGGTGGGCAGGCACGGCTACCGGTTATACCCCCACCAAAACATCGCTTCACAAATCATCGGCTTTACAAATGTGGATAATATGGGTATTGAGGGTATAGAGAAACAGTTTGACAAGACCCTCAGCGGCAAGAACGGTTGGATAGTTCTCCAGAGAGATGGTAAGGGACGCAGCAGGCGCAATAGCGCCTATCCCCGCTTGTCGACGGTGGACGGCTCCGATGTCTATCTCACCATTGATCTCCAGTACCAGGCCATCCTTCAGGATGAGTTACAGAAGCGTGTTACAAAGACTAACGCCAAAGGCGCAATTGGCGTTATACTGGAACCGCGGACAGGGAAGGTGCTCGCCATGGCATCGTTGCCGGACTTTGATCCAAACGGCCCTGCTACACATCCCCGAGAGACATACCGCAACCGGGCGGTGACAGACCAGTTCGAGCCGGGATCCACATTTAAGGTGGTTCCCGCCACTGCGGCCCTGAGCTACAACTCCGTAGGCAAACACGAAGAATTCAACTGTGGCAATGGCTCATACAATTTCCACGGGCTCGTCATCAAGGATTGGGAAAAGTTTAGTCTTCTCACATTCCCTCAGATTATCCAGAATTCCAGCAATGTGGGAACAGTGAAGATCGCTGAACGCATCGGCCCCAAGAACCTTTACTCCATCGGCCGGAAGTTCGGATTTGGTTCTTTTTCAGGCATCTCCTTTCCTGGTGAAGCGAAGGGAGTCTTCAAGCAGACAAAAGATTGGAGTGGTATTTCCATCGCTGAAATCTCCATCGGTTATGAGGTGTCTGTCACCACCCTTCAACTGGCACTGGCCTACGGCGCTGTGGCTAATGGCGGTTTTCTCATGAAGCCCCAGATCGTTGAAAAAATTATCCACCCTTCGGGCACTGTCAGTTATGAGACCGAGCCTCGGGTCATCAGGCGGGTCGCCTCAAAGAAAGTGATGGATGAACTGACCGATATGCTGGAGCTGGTGGTCTCCAAGGGGACAGGAACAAAAGCAAACCTGCCCGGCTGGAACGTTGCCGGAAAAACGGGTACGGCCAAAAAATACGTGGATGGAGGATATTCCAACAATCGGTTTATCACCTCATTTGCAGGTTTCTTCCCCGCCCACGATCCGAAAATGGTAGCGGTCATTATCCTAGATGAGCCGAAGAACGGCCTTCATTGGGGCGGTGAAACGTCCGCACCTGTCTTTCAGGCTGTCATGAAGCGGATTGTGCAGGCAGACGATTCAATACTGGTCCATAAGCCTGTGAAACAAAAAAGGGGAGTGATGGCAAGTGTGTTGAATGAACTGGCCCCTGAAAAAGAAGGTGACTCTTCTCCCACGCCCATTACACTCATTACAACAGCCGCCACGCCGAAAGACGGCTGGGTGGCAGTGCCGGACGTCCGGGGCAGGAGCTTAAGAAATGCCACATCCATGCTGAGACAAGCCGGTTTGAAAGTTAAGCCTAAGGGTTCCGGGACCGTGGTGTGGCAAAGTCCGACACCAGGATTGCTGGTGAAAGAGACGTCATCCTGTACCATAGGATTGAACTGA